Sequence from the Sander lucioperca isolate FBNREF2018 chromosome 16, SLUC_FBN_1.2, whole genome shotgun sequence genome:
TTCGGTTTACTTCAGGTGAGAACGCGATCCAACCCAAATACgggaagtgaaccaaaaaacATTTACTAACCTGCAATTTCAACCTTCTTTACTTCTAAGATTTCAGGGAAGATAACTTTCATATCCATAACCTACTATGTTATGTGCACACATGGCTTGTCGTCTGTGTgacaacacatcatcatcatcatctttctctctcatcaGGGCGCCCTCCTTTcctcgctgtctgtcagctgctcagaTTGTTTGCCTTCTTTTAAAATcttagaaacactaaagcaaaACCAGAAACCCAAAGACGTTATATATTTAGCGTTGCTTCATTATTTCCGAGACCAGGAAGTGTCGGGGAGTTTCACTCAGATATTATGTGCGGTTAACAAAAATGCAGTCTTaacaaaatgcaacaatgttgcaagtTCATCCCCGAATCGCTCTGTGGATACCCACTCAAGCATATAATAACACAAGCAGTGTACAATGAAAACTCAAGTCAGTAGTAGATGCTACATGTATCTAAATAAATATTAGAACAAAGCAAATAGTACATGAAAAATAACAGAGAGGCTAAAGGTAACATTGAACTAGGCATTATAAAGTCAAACGCATCCATTttagtgttaaaacatttgtttaCCATACCGTTTTCTTTTGTACTAGTATTTGTTTTAGGCCAGAGGCCTAGGATCTCTGTAGCAGtctgaaaaaatgtattttcataaaGAAAAACAAGGAGCTTAAAGTCTGAAGATGTTATAAAAAGGTATACTTATTTTAGGGGTCAATTCACAGACCTCACTGTCAACCGTTTTAAGCCTGTTCCTTTATTTCCCGATCAAAAAATATTTCATAGTGAAAAATGATCTGCATGGTTACCACACTGCTTTGGTCCTGACACTCTCATCAATGTTTAGTCCACCCCAGTAGCTCTCTCTTTTTATTATGGCTGTCCATCTCGTCAGTTGGCCTTCGCTCTTCTTTCCTGTTATGTGAATTCTAAATGAACATAGCTGAATCATGTTTGACTTCATGACCAGTTTGGTGCTCATCTTAAACTATCTAATTTGTCTCTTAAGATAAAAAGGAACCAGAGGATTTGGGCATTTTGTACTCAAACCGTGCAGCCAGCTACCTGAAAGATGGCAATTGTGCGGAGTGTGTTAAAGACTGCAATATGTAAGTGTTTTTATTTCCGATTTAgtattttctttacattttacaaCATGGTATCTGTAGTCTGTGATTCTGTGCAGTTGTGTTACTTTTTGTaacatgtgttttgttgtttcaaATATCACTTTGTTTTAGTTATACCACATCAATATAAATTCTCATcgtccaggtttttttttttggattatgACACTCGTCTCTTTATGTTCTAACGTAGCTCAGATTTCCAAATAAGCTAAACTCATAAAAGAGCCAGACTTATCAAAAAGATAGCCCAGAttgacaaacatacacacacttgagctctttttttaattaaaaaaagtgataatcaaTGATTAACATGTTTACCTTCATGCCACCAACATTGTGTTGTAGTAAGgatgtttttagattttttttagacGTCCACGGTCTCTTGCAGATTTGACTTTTGACCTTGTTTCCATGGGAGATTAAGCCTTTAAGTCTTTTCTCATTGTAAGTCATCTGGATGAGTGTCTAACTTGTGAACTGCACATATTTCCTCTCAGGTCTCTGGAGTTGTTCCCATTCAATGTGAAGTCCCTGCTCCGTCGTGCCTCTGCCTACGAAGCTCTGGAGCGCTACAGGCAGGCTTACGTAGACTACAAGACTGCTCTGCAGATCGACTGCAATATAGCTGCTGCTCATGACGGCACCAACAGGTACCTGGGCTGTAGACTGGCCGAGcggtgatggatggatggatggatggatggcatgTCAAATATCAAGAGAGGCAAAATCAACCAGTGTTTTCAGATTTAGCCAGTCTGAGGAGTAATTCAAaaaagatacagagagagatgtTGTTTCAGTCATATTTAGGGTACTTTCTTCTTCATAGTGTCAAAACGAGCATGAATCCACATCTATAACTTTGACGTTATTGAGCTTCATGTTCACACAGAGCACTGTTGAGGTGGTCAGTTTTTCATCAAGCTTGTGAGGATGCGTGAGTTGCGTTCACACCAGGATGTGTATTTCTAGTTGTTTCTATCAACCTGTTGTTGGAGTTAACACTAGCTGActagaactagaaaatgcatttcctgcagcaaatgcttgtgaatgctgaaaagctaaattgctaaagctaaactggattgcttCCATAATTGCGTAAGAAGATGTAGTAGTGAGGATAGctggaaaagtgggaatggttttaataagTATGTATTGcattgaaatgttgaataataccaaaaatgtattaatcAAAAGtggaatatgttttttgaaaagaaaagtcctagtatagcatgtcgaaaagttatagtataggtacgtcaaaaaagtgatagtcatatgatagcatgtcgaaaaaagtcatggtaaagtttatcctaaaaaagtcatagtagagtatgtcaaaaaaataaaataaggcctaaaatgcccaaaaaaaccttaaaaggaaaaatgtcatagtatattatgtcgaaaaaaagccagaattcatgttgaaaacagtaatagtatagtgtgtcgaataaagtcatagaatagtatgttggaaaaagtcatagtatagaatgttaaaaaaaaactttgtatatatagtatttaaaaagtcatagtgtgtatatatatgtcggaaaaagtgattaaaaagtcgaATTGCATTTCGAAAAAGCCATTTaaaaagtgtagtatgtcgaaaaaaagtcatagcattgtATGTGTATAGCATGCTGTGCTAACAACTGAGCCAGTGTGCCAGcaaaatatatagatatgtcgaataaagtcaaagtatagtatcttgaaagAAGATTTCGATAAAAAGtgaatagtatagtatatcagaAATTAGTCATAGCATGTctcaaaaagtgaaaaaaacatagtatagcatgtcgaaaaaaaagtgatgaaaatgtcatagtatagtatatcggaaaTTAGTCATAGCATGTCTCAaaaacagtatagtatgttgaaaaaaagtgatagtcatGTATGAAGgtatagaaaaaaagtcatagtatagcatgtcgaaaaaaatgccCAGCGTCGACTGGGTATCAAACCTgggtcagagtctgcagtgATTACTTGCTGATTGTCTGTTGGCAGCAGTGATAACCACAGAGCCAGTGTGCCACTAAAGAATTTACGTTGAAAACAGTAATAGCATAGGATGTTGAAAAATGGCATCGTATAGCATGCAGAAAAAAGCCATTACACAGTTTTTTAtattctgctctctgtgtttttgtttttgtgtcccAGGATGACGAAGGCTCTCACAGAGGCCGACGGTCTGTCATGGAGAGAAAAGCTTCCTCCCATCCCCACCGTTCCTCTGTCTGTTAGAGAGAAACTAGCCCAGAAAGCTACAACCAACGGTGCGCAACCAAACCCTCCCCCGAAACAGAACGTCAACAGACAAATGAACAAACCTAGTAAGAACATTTatattttctgttgtgttttctgctCATGTAatttaaattataaaatgtctttttaataAATGATTCACAAGCATTTATCATCACATTCTTCTCCTCTGGATAGTTCCCAGTgataaagacaaaaagaaagccCACGCCCTGAAAGAAGAAGGCAACGCCCTGGTGAAGAAAGGAGAGTACAAGAAGGCCATAGAGAAGTACAGCCAGAGCCTCAAACACAACCCCACTGAGATCACAACCTACACCAACCGGTGGGTCTCGTCTTCATTCATACATCCATTTGTTTAATCCCTTCAATGGCTGATGAAACGGGGGTTACGGGTGTCTTCACACCTGAAACTTTTGGTCCGTTTAAACCGAACCCCAGAGCGTTTTGTTGGATAGCGGAGGTGGTGTAAAAGCTCATTCGAACTCTGGTCGGCCTGAAAACGTGGACCTAGTATCGTGTCCAAGTGCACGACAGCGTGGTTTTACTTTAGGCGATAACACCCAAATATATAGCCTGACGCCGtcatactgctccattgggctgtgattacggggcgtgtttcaaccgaaccaggggggaaaaaatgcctctgcactcaattggatagacctacaaccaatcagagcaacggagagtcaaaggcaggcttcgacCAACCCCCGAGGAACAGCGCCATGTCTTAAAGCAACCATGGGCTTAGCAGCCAACGGTGGAACTGCGCCCctctggcccagaaagactttcccatagactttgcatggcgaaagaaacttctatatttcagcggatgaTTTGTTTTGggggtacatcaacttaccagcccgacaattaaagggtccttgtttaaaacgtcacgtttttaacatttttaacattcactagtagcCGAATCCAGAGTATGATGaactcttaatacatccatggcttcaacagagcaaaggcagagcCGGCAGTTTCCGTGTCATGCGGACGggtgtggcaatgtgtatacatacgtgatcgcggttctctgttcctcttttaaaatgaatgcgctgtcgatatcttttataacagacgcgatggcggaatctacacatctcagttctccagcggcagccacctttgttgtaaacaaactgaacccaagcgctctttggtgacgtggttgattccgttactgttgatcatctgtccgtcatcgtataaagcccaccctgacaatttgattggttcgagcatagttgctccacaacggatcaagtccagactgaacttcccgacctcaaatgttgtgggcggggctaagttcggctggcatccaggctaccaAATATAGGAAGTGAACCAACAAACAGTGCATTCAGTTTCTCCCATCAGGACCCGCCTTCTCCTTCGGTCTCATTCGAAGAACGAAATGCTCGACAACTCGCTGTTTTGTCAGCTGAAAAGGGAAGTTTGCAGAGTTTCACTTGGGTATTCTGTCTAATAGACAGGCGACTGCTTCCACCGCGTcgcatttgtttacaatatttggtgcgtttgacaaagtgcagtgggAACACAAATCAAACcaaatcaaaaatacaacaatgtTGGAACTTCACCCCTGAATCGCACCGAGTCTACCGAACTGTAGGTGGGAAAGTGCCCTAAACTGCTGAATATGTTTGAGATGTCCTCAtctgtcagccaatcagaatttcCTGTGGACATAAGTGTATCAGATTTAGGAGATTGCAAAAAGTTATACCGTTAAGAAATGCAAAAACTGTATGTAACGCGTTAATCGTTCAAGGACGATACCAATTTTTGGAATTTAAAATACGGATTAAGTCAAGAAAATAATAAGAAATATGCAGTACTTGTTTTCAGGATAGAAATTCTGTAAAATAGTTTAAACCATTCGTGGCGTTTTAAAATTCTCCACTGTAACCCAgtgtaataattataattaacaATATCAATTTGTTTCCATGCATATGTGAGTGTACTCTGGTCAGAATGTATTATGTAACGAATCAGTACAGATTAAAAGCCTCCCATAGACATCCAGGGCAATATCTATACAGGATCATATCTATCATATCTTCATATAGCAACACTATCGACAGCCAATGAGGAActcaataaaaatatattgacaATCATTTTTTGTGTTAAGTGAAAACAGTTCAAACAGACCAGTAGGTTTTTGCCTAGACATTTCTTTATAAGTTTTCATAATTTTGATTGAatttgatctgtgtgtgtgtgatatcaggGCGCTGTGTTACCTGTCAGTGAAGCAGTACAGAGACGCTGTCAGAGACTGTGACGAGGCTCTGATGATTGACAGCAGCAACATCAAGGCTCTCTACAGGAGGGCTCAGGCTCACAAGGAGCTCAAGGTGAGAGGGTGATCTCGATCACTGCACTTCTGTTTCTGATTCCCACGCAGGAGTAACCAGGCGTACGTATCAAGTGTCTGTCTGGAGGATTGTAGGGCGgttgacaaaataaaagcatttcctAATTGCTGATGTATCCCCCCCCCTGGCCACCTCTCCTCATCAGtattcaaaacacacacacaccacaccccaCAGAGCTCTGTACACTTGCATCTGTCCACTTTGTGTTTTGGAGGTTGGAATTCTGTAGACAACGTCACAGCCACGATTTCCTGAATAAACCTAACCCAGCACAAATATTGCCAAAGTACAACATTCAATAGACACAGATGACTAAACTCTGCTATTTGTTCAGCCCATTTTAATATACATCCTTACCTGGATTCTGGATCAGGAAAAAGTCCCCATAATGATCTCAAGGCAGGTGTGCATTGAACACGCTGCACAGTTTAGCACGTGTATGTGCAATACATCTTAAGTTTCATGAAGGTTTGTATTTTTCAGCTTTTGCCAGAAATATTTGAGATAGTCTTTATTGTCCCATAGGGATAATCATTTCCTCACATCTTCTTTCCATAGCACAAAACCACATGTAGAACACATAAAACATGTAACCCATACAAAACACGTCATATTAAGACACCCACATAGACATATATCAAATGTGAAAAAACTACAGAGCAACTGAGGTGCTGGTGGTGGTACTACGGTTTGTTCAGCGTAGGATCATTATTATTTTACCTAGCATTTCTTTCAACGTGACTGTCTGGTTGAAGGATTTGTGTCTGGGAGAGAAACCCGCAGTTGAAGAGCAGTGCGTAGGATTTGGTGGCATCTGGCGGTGAGGTTGCAGATTGCAGCCAACTGAATACCCCCCCGCTCAGCTGTCCCTTTCCAAGCGTGTAGTACAAACTGCTGAAAACATCAACGGCCCTCTCTAGAGCCAGTGCTCGGTTGGTTCTTGTGTTCTTCTTGTGGGCTACTGTAGAAAACTGGTGGGCTCTGCTCCCTTTGTAGACATGAAGGGCTCATGCTAAGCTAAACCAAACCACAATTCTTAGTTTCAGGTGATAATACACCAATGAAAACATACTTATGAATATTATATTCCATTTCTGCCGATAGATCCCCCCCTAAACCCTACACACAGAATCTCCGCAACTCCCTAATCGTCTTTCCTAGTTCTAATATGGTCACGAtgaatttctttttaaacaaaatgtattcCAGAATAAAAGTAATCTTCAGGGATGAAtccatttacatttaagaaaacacacacacgtggggACACCTGCAATTCCCAAATCAGCCTGCacgtttcctcttttttttgtttgtttgtgtaaccACTCCACCTCTTAGTTTCCCACTCTTAATTCTCGTGGTCATTCCTGCAGGACATCAGAGCCTGTGAGGAGAACCTGAACAGCCTGCTCAAAGTGGAACCAAACAACTCGGCTGGCCTGAAGATGCTGCAGGAGGTGCAGAAGAAGAAATGAGCACACATCAGAGACTCTGGAGGCGGCGGTAAGGATCTGTCACTGCACTGCGTACAGAAAGGAGAGGAAGGGGATGTTTCGATGAAGAGTCGGGCGACAGAAGGCAGCCGAACAGTGACAGGATACAGCCGCTTTAGGTCAGAGACTTTGACCTGCGTTTCCCAAAAGTTTCATTCACACCGAGCCCGTTTGATCCGTCTACTCACTGGAACAAACGGGAGCTCGGTCTCGTGTCTCTTCTGGAAAACGCAGCTCTGGTCGATGAGAACCGAGGGTGTATCAGGAAGAAGCCTTGGCAATGTTTGTATTCTACCAGTTCTAGTGTCACTGAGTATTTATGGTTATTTATAAGAGCTGAAATTATTGAGACGCATCATAATTCTAACTGAGAAATAAGCCTTAGCCATCATCATTTGTGAAAGTGAAGTTCAGCAGGTAGTCAGCCATCATGTGAAGCTCCTGCTGGATGCCACAAAAACCTTTTCAGCTTTTTCTTAGCGCTCCCACATCTGGCACCAAAGATCATCTACCATATGATGAGGCATCCAAATGTCCCGACATTAGAAAGCTTCCATTAACCGAAAAAAtgaaatagagagagatagatagatagattgatgcAGGAAGGGTTAGGGAAATCAATGGCCCAATACAACCAGAGATTTCAAAAGTACAGCAGTCACAGTATATACCATCACATGTAGCAACTCAAGCTAACCGTTggttctataaaatgtcagaacacATTCCCATCACAATAAATACCTAAATTGCTAGTTTTGTGTGACAAATGGCCCCAAACCCATATATGATCAACATGTCAATGTTGGTATCACATAAAACCACCTTGAGAATCTAGGACCAGAGAATCCTGGAGACTCTCGCTCGACAAACGACGTACTGACTGCTGATTCCAGATGACTGCAGCTCCACCCCTCTTTAGAATTTAAATGTCCATAGTGAAGCCCGCTTCAAAGTCTTTTAACCTCCCTATCTTAGCATTGGTGATTGTGAAGGTTTATTATTCCGTATTTGAATTACAAGTAAACAACCATTTTTCACTTACGTGAATGTCATGTTCTACACTCAGGTAGTTTACTTAtttatctgattttttttttttctgaggctTTTGAGTTTGTGTGAATGTTTGCGTTTCTCATGATGTTCAGGCCATGTCCATGTCATATATGGGATGGATGGTAGAGATTAGCATGTTTTCGACATGGGAACTAGGGATAATTGcagagttggtcaaaaaaaattGGTTAAAAATACATTGTCTTGGCAAAATAGAACATCTACATTTGTGTTTAATTACGTTCAGCTGACATAAGGCGTCCagattttctttccttttcgtGCAATTCTGGATGTTTCAGGCCAACTGATTGACGTGAACTCCACAAGTCAAACTGGTAGTTACGCtaactttttatttatgtttattacCTAGGGCTGTAACAATATGCGATATGAAACCGAAATCGCCGACACTCACATCCACCAACCTGGAGTGAGAAGGCAGAATGGCGACACACCCCTTCCACCTCCCAGAGTTATCGACCTCGGCCAATAAGGAGTCAGTTTGTTAAATGGGCGTAAAGAGGTCTCCCCATGGATGGAAGGGTCGTCCTCACATTTGCGAAGAGAGTAAACGTAGCGGTTGAATTAGTAACAAAGCTAAATGAACTTCAAACTGGCCGCCACTTCTTTAAAAATCGTGGGCTTGGTGTATCGTTACAGCCCTAATATTACCTTTAGGATCAGAGCATCGATTTGTTCCCTTTCTGGTTAAAAGACAAACATGTGACCCAAGTAAATCTATCCTCAAACGGGTCATTGAATGTGAAGTACTGTCCCATTCTGCGATCATATTTTGTCCCATTTCATTGTACTATTGTGAAACAAGTATAAATCTCATCGGTGATCCTGCTGTAGTTTGGCAATCTCCGAAGTGCCTGTCGTCATCCTCCGTCTGCTGCTCTGCATTAGTTTCTGGTTTcaagaacaaaaataaattgcacATCCAGTTGTGTTTCATGCAAGAAATTTGTGACAACACATGTACGCTTATTCGTGTCTGCACAGCCTGACTGACTATTTTATCACATTTCTGCTGTTTTTATAATTtgctattttgtttttctgtcaacCGGCTCCTGTTTTAACTGCAAATAAACTTAAGAACTGAACAGACCCAGAATGACCACGTCTTTTCTGACTTTAAAACAAACCttctacattttgggaaatacacttaacaCATGCTTTTTTGGCGGCGAGATAGATCAATACCACTCCTGTCTGTAGCTGCTTAACTTAGCAGAacgactggaaacagctagcctggttcaGACCGAAGGGACCTACATCAGACTACCGATTCaccattttaccaggaaatatGAGcctgactatttcttggctctgAGCACTTGCCAGGCAGCCCAGGAAGTTACTGTGCCACGCCAAGGAAAAATCCAGTACATATCCTGTTAAAAGGCTGCACTTCTGTTTCTGTaggaattaaacaaacaagacgGAACATGTTAATCAGTGAGCTTCAGAGGCCCAGAAAGGAGGCTTCTggtacctttggacagagcagcagctgctggctggcttcatgtttactgtacagatatacacagtccaaaaatacattttctatatAATCTTGACAAGCAGCACAGTTAAGATGCAATATCTTGTTTAAAGACCTTCCTGAACTCTCGTGGTCTTCCTGGGGATGGTGATTTTGGGAatctagctttttttttttttttttttgaaaaagtcatcAAGGTCTGTAGCAGAACATCACACTAGAACCATTCTGTTTAACTATTTGAACTTCTCTCGTCAGCTGCACACGCAGACATCCTCAAATCGAAAGCGCAACTAACAGATTATGTTTGCGTTGGCGGTGAACTTGGCTGACGTGACTCTTCCCAGAACCGGTCCAATTTGAACAATTATTTTTAAGGAGAGGGCATTTACAGAAGGagcacaatttgttttttttctttagtcagAACTAGAATGAACAGTGGTCTTTGTCAAAGATCTGATTAGTTTAGATCCATACTGTACCAAAGTCGCTCTTCTGTCCCTCTGGTGTGTCCAGCTCAGTTAAAAAGCCAACCTGACCAGCACAGTTGAAGCATACTAAATGACTTTTTACCAAATAAAAAGGTTTGGTAAcatttacttgaaggtatctacataaaagtgacattttttttctctgaccTTTATTAATTCAGGGAGAGGAAACCTCTTttcaggaacgccctgatcacattcacacagttccacattcatacctggaagctgcccagtacaaccacagtctgatctgctggccactgagcagctccactggagcggttg
This genomic interval carries:
- the tomm34 gene encoding mitochondrial import receptor subunit TOM34, with translation MPQKQRSKTWTELKQAGNECFKTGQYGEATNIYSQAIKELEKSNKKEPEDLGILYSNRAASYLKDGNCAECVKDCNMSLELFPFNVKSLLRRASAYEALERYRQAYVDYKTALQIDCNIAAAHDGTNRMTKALTEADGLSWREKLPPIPTVPLSVREKLAQKATTNGAQPNPPPKQNVNRQMNKPIPSDKDKKKAHALKEEGNALVKKGEYKKAIEKYSQSLKHNPTEITTYTNRALCYLSVKQYRDAVRDCDEALMIDSSNIKALYRRAQAHKELKDIRACEENLNSLLKVEPNNSAGLKMLQEVQKKK